Genomic DNA from Brassica napus cultivar Da-Ae unplaced genomic scaffold, Da-Ae ScsIHWf_965;HRSCAF=1362, whole genome shotgun sequence:
AGATGTATTCTCAACGTTTCCATGGGACCAGTCCCTGCCATGTCTGTTGTTTGGGAGGCTGTCTCTTTGGTAGTTCTTTTGGTGTTGGAAGCGCTGGATCGAATATCTACCACTGGAGTGATCAGCTCGGTCTGGTTGATCATTTATGGAGTATGGTCTGTATCGGTTATCCCTTCAAGGGGAGTGTCGATTTGGGCCTCCAGTGTAGTTGTGTTCCGCATGTTTAGTTCCTTCCTTGTTGGTAACTGAAGTAAGACTTTTTGAGAGTCCTTCTGAGCTGGAAGGCGctctttgttttgatgtttcgCCTCAAGGCAATCTCTGATTTCATGGTCCAGTCTTCCACAATGTAAGCAATGCTTTTCGAGGTTTTCATAGACTAGTGTGGCAGTAACCTCGTCTCCATTTGGATACTCAATAATAGATGTTTTAATAAGTGGGAGCATGCCATTAACATGAACTCTCATGCGAATAGAATGGGGCGTGATTTCTGCCACTTCGAATGTTCCTAAGTCGCTGCCTATGCCGCGAGCAACTTCCTCTGTCCAGAGGTGAATTAGAATTCCTTGAATCTTGATCCAAAAGAGAATCATTGAGGGAAAGCTAGGAGAGGTAGTAGGTTCCCACCTCTGCAGGATTATCATCCAACG
This window encodes:
- the LOC125606753 gene encoding uncharacterized protein At4g02000-like, with the protein product MSLIPFFTDHWKVDIPPIGSDLGMGLFKFQFELESDLLTVLEKGPYHYARWMIILQRWEPTTSPSFPSMILFWIKIQGILIHLWTEEVARGIGSDLGTFEVAEITPHSIRMRVHVNGMLPLIKTSIIEYPNGDEVTATLVYENLEKHCLHCGRLDHEIRDCLEAKHQNKERLPAQKDSQKVLLQLPTRKELNMRNTTTLEAQIDTPLEGITDTDHTP